Genomic segment of Paenibacillus polymyxa:
GGAAGAGCTGGCCAAAGAGGACCATCTTATTTTTATATGTGGGCATTATGAGGGTTATGATGAGCGTATTCGAAAGCATTTGGTGACGGATGAGCTTTCTATCGGAGACTATGTGTTGACTGGTGGTGAGCTTCCAGCCATGGCCGTCATTGACAGTGTGACACGGTTGCTACCAGGAGTGCTGGGGAACGAAACGAGTGCGGTAACGGACTCGTTTAGTACCGGGCTGCTGGAGTACCCCCATTATACCCGGCCTGCGGAGTTTCGGGGCTGGAAAGTTCCTGATGTACTCCTGTCAGGGCATCACGTCAATATTGATTCTTGGAGACGCCAAGAGGCGTTACGTCGCACGATGGAACGCCGACCAGACCTGTTGGAACAGGTTGAACTGACAGGCAAGGAGCGCGTGTGGGTTGAGGAGCAGCGCAAATCTGACTGTTTGGGGGATAAGCAATAAAGCGTCTTAGGCATGAGTGGATTTGAAAGCAGGCAGTGACCTGTTTTATAATGGAGTCAATTAAATAATGTTTGGTCAAATCCCTTTTTGTTGTTGCAATGCGGTATCCTCCATGATACAATACATCTGTTGTGTGTAATACGGTGGTCCTCTGTGGATGATGAAGGAAACGGTTGTGTTTCCAGAAGAAGCATGAACACCTGTACGGAAGGAGGGAGTCATAGATGAATATCGTCCAAGCGATCACTGAAGAACAACTGCGTAAAGATTTGCCTAACTTTCGTCCTGGTGACACTTTGAAAGTGCACGTGAAAGTTATTGAGGGAACTCGTGAGCGTATCCAGTTGTTTGAAGGTGTTGTCATTAAACGCCGTGGTGGTGGAATCAGTGAGACTTTTACAGTTCGTAAAATTTCTTACGGTGTAGGTGTGGAAAGAACTTTCCCGCTTCATTCCCCAAAAATCGATAAAATCGACGTGGCTCGCCGTGGTAAAGTGCGTCGTGCGAAGCTTTATTATCTTCGTGAACTGCGCGGTAAAGCAGCGAGAATTAAAGAAATTCGTCGTTAATACAACGAATAACGAAAGGGGCTTGGTTACAAGCTCCTTTCGTTTTTTCTACGTACATAGGGAACTGTGGATTATTGACCGTAAAGAGAGGACAGTGAGCTATGGAGCAAGAAGTAGGACAAGGAGCTGTACAGCAGCCAACTGAACAGGATGGTACGCCCAAGCGTAAACCAAAAAATGAGATTTTTGAGTGGCTCAAGGCCATCATTATTGCGTTAGTGCTTGTCTTTTTAATCCGCTGGCTTCTCTTTAAGCCGTTTATTGTGGATGGCCCGTCGATGCAGCCTAACTTTCATACCGGAGAACGCGTCATTGTAAATGAGATTTTGTATGATTTCCGTGCCCCTAAACCAGGGGAAGTGATCGTGTTTCATGTGCCGGAGGAAGGAAGAGACTTTATCAAACGCGTCATTGCCGTTGAAGGAGATACGGTCAAGGTAGAAGGTGACACGATTACAGTAAATGGTAAGCCGATTCAGGAATCTTACTTGAAAGCTCCTTTAGAAGAAGCGCATCAAAATGGTGAGCTTTACAACAAATTTACAAATTTTCCAAATGATAAATTTAAGGATGGAAAAGTTCCGGCGGGGCATATTTTTGTAATGGGAGATAACCGTTCCAATAGTACAGACAGTCGGATGATTGGATATATTGATTTGAAGGAAGTTGTAGGTCGGGCTGACGTTATTTTCTGGCCGGCGAAAGATATGCAGTGGATTAACCACTAGAATAACTAATAAGCAGCATAGCTGCCGTAATCCTAACTAAGAGCCTAAGGGTAAAAGTAGGAGTTACGATCAATGGGGTGATGACGGTGACGATTCAATGGTTTCCTGGTCATATGACCAGAGCGCGCCGCCAAATTGAAGCAAAATTAAAGTTAATTGATTTGGTCATTGAGCTGATTGATGCTCGATTGCCGCTCTCCAGCCGAAATCCAATGATTGATGATATTTTGCAAGGCAAGCCGCGAATGATTATTTTGAATAAAGCAGATTTGGCGGACCCGGTAGTATCACAGCAATGGATTGCC
This window contains:
- the trmD gene encoding tRNA (guanosine(37)-N1)-methyltransferase TrmD, encoding MRVDVLTLFPEMFDGVFNASILGKARDKGIVSLQAVNFRQYAGNKHGQVDDTPYGGGGGMVLKPDPIFAAVEALLDKSEETTLETADEVIQHEGIERNTDIKSPRIILMCPQGETFTQKKAEELAKEDHLIFICGHYEGYDERIRKHLVTDELSIGDYVLTGGELPAMAVIDSVTRLLPGVLGNETSAVTDSFSTGLLEYPHYTRPAEFRGWKVPDVLLSGHHVNIDSWRRQEALRRTMERRPDLLEQVELTGKERVWVEEQRKSDCLGDKQ
- the rplS gene encoding 50S ribosomal protein L19, whose product is MNIVQAITEEQLRKDLPNFRPGDTLKVHVKVIEGTRERIQLFEGVVIKRRGGGISETFTVRKISYGVGVERTFPLHSPKIDKIDVARRGKVRRAKLYYLRELRGKAARIKEIRR
- the lepB gene encoding signal peptidase I; this encodes MEQEVGQGAVQQPTEQDGTPKRKPKNEIFEWLKAIIIALVLVFLIRWLLFKPFIVDGPSMQPNFHTGERVIVNEILYDFRAPKPGEVIVFHVPEEGRDFIKRVIAVEGDTVKVEGDTITVNGKPIQESYLKAPLEEAHQNGELYNKFTNFPNDKFKDGKVPAGHIFVMGDNRSNSTDSRMIGYIDLKEVVGRADVIFWPAKDMQWINH